Proteins from a single region of bacterium:
- a CDS encoding deoxynucleoside kinase has translation MEGNRYIVIEGVLGVGKTSLCESVSKELEARLVLEAAEENPFLEKYYQDMRGYAFQTQIFFLLNRYRQQHDLAQGDLFQRNIVCDYLFTKDRIFAYLTLDENEINLYERLCSMLHEKFLKPDLVIYLQASTDVLMQRLAQRGRPFEKGLGREYLERLNQAYNHYFFHYQETPLLVVNTNDIDFVKSRQDLNDLVKQIRTMGKGTQYYNPAGYQG, from the coding sequence GTGGAAGGTAATCGCTATATTGTTATTGAGGGTGTCTTGGGTGTAGGCAAAACCAGTCTGTGTGAGAGCGTGAGCAAGGAACTGGAGGCGCGCTTGGTTTTGGAAGCTGCCGAGGAGAATCCTTTTTTGGAAAAATATTATCAGGATATGCGGGGATATGCATTTCAGACCCAGATATTTTTTCTATTGAATCGTTACCGGCAGCAGCATGATTTGGCACAAGGCGATCTTTTTCAGAGAAACATTGTATGTGATTATCTTTTTACCAAAGACCGTATCTTTGCTTATTTGACCCTGGATGAAAATGAAATTAATTTATACGAGCGGCTGTGTTCGATGCTGCATGAGAAGTTTTTAAAACCTGATTTGGTGATTTATCTTCAAGCGTCAACCGATGTGTTGATGCAACGGCTCGCCCAACGCGGACGGCCTTTTGAGAAGGGACTGGGCCGTGAATACTTAGAACGTCTCAATCAGGCGTACAATCATTATTTTTTTCATTATCAGGAAACACCTTTGCTGGTGGTGAATACCAATGATATTGATTTTGTGAAAAGCCGCCAGGATTTAAATGACCTCGTCAAGCAGATCCGCACCATGGGCAAAGGCACCCAGTATTACAATCCCGCAGGATACCAAGGCTGA
- the folK gene encoding 2-amino-4-hydroxy-6-hydroxymethyldihydropteridine diphosphokinase — protein sequence MNKVFVGLGANLGSPADQLSVAVRALARHHALGLTEISSLYQSVPVDVPNEQPDYFNAVVGLETSLTPRELLLLGLDLEKKSGSMPEKFKAPRRLDIDWLLYNEDVVDESGLKIPHPAMTRRAFVLVPLAEIAPLFRHPLFGKTIAALRDGIAIDGVKQISRGSTWCHTDKE from the coding sequence GTGAATAAGGTTTTTGTCGGATTGGGCGCTAATTTAGGATCGCCGGCAGACCAGTTGTCTGTGGCGGTTCGGGCGTTGGCCCGGCATCACGCCCTTGGGCTGACGGAAATTTCTTCACTGTATCAGTCAGTCCCGGTGGATGTGCCGAATGAGCAGCCGGATTATTTTAATGCCGTGGTCGGCCTGGAGACGTCATTGACGCCCCGGGAATTATTGTTGCTGGGGTTGGACCTTGAAAAAAAATCCGGGAGCATGCCGGAAAAATTTAAGGCGCCCCGCCGATTGGATATTGACTGGTTATTATATAATGAAGACGTGGTTGATGAATCCGGATTGAAAATACCCCATCCGGCAATGACCCGAAGAGCATTTGTACTGGTTCCTTTGGCTGAGATTGCACCGCTTTTTCGCCACCCGCTTTTCGGTAAAACGATTGCGGCATTAAGGGACGGGATTGCCATAGACGGCGTGAAACAAATCAGCCGTGGAAGCACTTGGTGCCATACAGATAAGGAGTGA
- the panC gene encoding pantoate--beta-alanine ligase, whose translation MGAENVSGNDAAKAKRSQTVKTVATEKLLRPIVERWRCNHKKIGFVPTMGALHEGHIALIREAKKTCDKVVVSIFVNPLQFGPSEDLGKYPRDIKRDSRLLTAEKVDLLFAPESEEMYPDAFNTQVLVGENLTRLLCGESRPRHFSGVTTVVAKLLTLVRPHITFFGQKDFQQTLIIQRMVADLTMGSGIVMLPTVRETDGLAKSSRNQYLTEEERRAAPAVYQALKLAEGMLQVGERNPKDLLDAVRKRLQSEPLMEIDYIAAKNADTLEDLNILAGPILVAVAVVLGKTRLIDNILMDVPSGS comes from the coding sequence ATGGGTGCTGAAAATGTTTCGGGAAATGATGCTGCCAAGGCCAAGCGCAGCCAGACGGTAAAAACGGTTGCAACTGAAAAATTGTTACGACCGATTGTGGAGCGTTGGCGCTGCAATCATAAGAAGATAGGTTTTGTTCCCACCATGGGTGCATTGCATGAAGGGCACATCGCCTTGATCCGGGAAGCCAAGAAAACCTGTGACAAAGTTGTGGTTTCAATTTTTGTCAACCCGCTCCAATTCGGTCCTTCCGAAGATCTGGGAAAATATCCGCGTGACATCAAACGGGATAGCCGTCTTTTGACCGCTGAAAAAGTTGATCTGCTATTTGCACCTGAGAGTGAAGAAATGTATCCGGATGCGTTCAACACGCAGGTCCTGGTGGGGGAAAATTTGACCCGGTTGCTGTGCGGGGAATCGCGTCCCCGGCATTTTTCCGGTGTTACCACGGTGGTGGCCAAGTTGCTGACACTGGTGCGGCCGCATATAACTTTTTTTGGCCAAAAAGATTTCCAACAGACATTGATTATTCAGCGGATGGTTGCGGATTTGACAATGGGAAGCGGGATTGTGATGCTCCCGACGGTGCGTGAAACGGATGGCTTGGCCAAAAGTTCCCGCAACCAGTATTTAACGGAAGAGGAGCGCCGCGCGGCACCGGCGGTGTATCAAGCGCTCAAACTCGCGGAAGGGATGCTTCAGGTGGGCGAGCGCAATCCCAAAGATCTTTTGGATGCAGTCCGAAAACGGCTGCAGAGTGAACCGTTGATGGAGATAGACTATATTGCAGCGAAAAATGCGGACACCCTCGAAGATTTGAATATTTTAGCCGGCCCCATACTGGTGGCCGTTGCGGTTGTGTTGGGTAAAACACGGTTGATTGACAATATTTTAATGGACGTACCGTCAGGGAGTTAA
- the lysA gene encoding diaminopimelate decarboxylase: MDDFIRQKGVLFCEEVSIAKLAKTYGTPLYVYSRRTILSHFQKIKSAFFELDPLICYSVKANSNLSILKLLADQGTGLDIVSQGELVRGQRVKVPAGKIVYAGVGKTEKEIAAALQAGILMFNVESEPEARLINRVAQRMKTIARVAFRINPDVDAKTHKYITTGKKENKFGLSIPLAMDLFRSTRRLKHIEPVGVHMHIGSQITTATPYIQAIRRMRKVIEGLRQEGFDIRYFNLGGGLGIIYNEERPQTANEFAQAVIPLIKPLRCKLILEPGRFIVGNAGILVTEVQYVKKGHRKLFAIVDAGMNDLIRPSLYGAFHQILPVTTKRGGKQVLTDVVGPICESGDFLGKDRHLQVVAAGDLLAVRSAGAYGMVMASNYNSRPRPAEVLVSGGRSQLIRPRETMEDILEPELQVVRRKKVLRSKK; encoded by the coding sequence ATGGACGATTTTATCAGACAAAAGGGCGTTTTATTCTGTGAAGAGGTTTCAATTGCCAAATTGGCCAAAACATACGGAACACCCTTGTATGTTTATAGCCGGCGTACGATACTCTCGCATTTTCAGAAAATTAAAAGTGCATTTTTTGAGCTTGATCCGTTGATTTGTTATTCAGTCAAGGCAAACTCCAATCTTTCCATCCTGAAGTTACTGGCGGACCAGGGAACCGGCCTGGATATTGTTTCGCAAGGAGAATTGGTCAGGGGTCAGAGGGTCAAGGTTCCGGCCGGGAAAATTGTTTATGCGGGTGTGGGAAAGACGGAAAAAGAAATTGCGGCGGCATTACAGGCTGGAATTCTTATGTTCAATGTTGAATCCGAACCTGAGGCGCGTTTGATTAACCGGGTCGCACAGCGGATGAAGACAATCGCCCGCGTGGCGTTTCGGATTAATCCTGATGTGGATGCCAAGACGCATAAATATATTACGACCGGGAAAAAGGAGAACAAATTCGGGCTTTCCATTCCTTTGGCCATGGATCTTTTTCGCAGTACACGCAGGCTCAAGCATATTGAGCCGGTGGGTGTCCATATGCACATCGGGTCGCAGATTACCACTGCAACACCCTATATCCAGGCCATCCGACGGATGCGCAAGGTGATTGAAGGGCTGCGGCAGGAAGGGTTTGATATCCGCTACTTCAATTTAGGTGGCGGTTTGGGTATTATTTACAACGAAGAGAGACCCCAGACCGCCAATGAGTTTGCCCAGGCCGTCATTCCACTGATCAAACCCCTGCGGTGTAAACTGATTTTGGAGCCGGGAAGATTCATTGTGGGGAATGCCGGTATCCTGGTGACGGAAGTACAGTATGTGAAAAAGGGTCATCGGAAATTATTCGCCATTGTTGATGCCGGTATGAATGATCTGATTCGGCCCAGTTTATACGGTGCGTTTCATCAGATACTTCCGGTGACAACCAAGCGGGGCGGCAAGCAAGTGCTGACCGATGTGGTAGGTCCGATCTGTGAGTCCGGCGATTTTCTCGGGAAAGACAGACACCTTCAGGTAGTTGCGGCAGGAGATCTTTTGGCCGTCCGCAGTGCAGGGGCCTATGGTATGGTGATGGCATCTAATTATAACAGCCGACCACGGCCGGCAGAAGTATTGGTTTCAGGCGGCCGCTCACAGCTAATTCGGCCGCGAGAGACGATGGAGGATATTCTCGAGCCTGAATTGCAGGTTGTAAGGCGAAAGAAAGTGCTGAGGAGCAAGAAATAA
- the dapB gene encoding 4-hydroxy-tetrahydrodipicolinate reductase — MMKIGIAGAAGRMGRALVRAVCDHPGLVLAGAWEGNDHPALGQDVGVLAGCDACSVMLTDSASAVMAACDAIIDFTAPEVSIGIARDAEVCGCALVIGTTGFSQDQLAMLEKAGEKIPVVYATNFSTGVNVLWSLAEQAARLLGEQYDAEIVEIHHNQKKDAPSGTAVTLLEAIGRGKGLDPRQSVRYGREGMIGARKKSEIGVHSVRAGDIVGEHSALFAGPNERIEIKHLAHSRDVFARGAARAAAWLEGKKAGFYHMRDVLGIQ; from the coding sequence ATGATGAAAATTGGGATTGCAGGAGCAGCAGGAAGAATGGGCAGGGCATTGGTGCGCGCAGTTTGTGATCATCCCGGTCTTGTTTTGGCAGGTGCCTGGGAGGGCAATGATCACCCGGCATTGGGACAAGATGTCGGTGTGTTGGCCGGGTGTGATGCTTGCAGTGTGATGCTTACTGATTCTGCGTCGGCAGTGATGGCTGCCTGCGATGCTATTATCGATTTTACTGCGCCGGAAGTATCCATTGGTATTGCCCGTGATGCCGAGGTTTGTGGATGCGCTTTGGTGATCGGAACCACTGGATTCAGTCAGGACCAATTGGCCATGCTGGAAAAAGCCGGTGAAAAAATTCCGGTCGTGTATGCCACGAATTTTTCAACCGGGGTCAATGTCCTGTGGAGCCTGGCAGAGCAGGCAGCGCGTCTTTTGGGAGAACAGTATGATGCCGAGATTGTTGAAATCCACCATAATCAAAAAAAAGATGCGCCATCCGGTACGGCGGTGACGCTGTTGGAGGCTATTGGTCGCGGCAAGGGGTTGGACCCGCGTCAGTCAGTCCGCTATGGCAGAGAAGGCATGATCGGTGCCAGAAAAAAAAGCGAGATCGGGGTCCATTCAGTACGGGCCGGTGATATTGTGGGAGAACATAGCGCCCTATTTGCCGGGCCGAATGAAAGAATAGAGATTAAGCATCTGGCCCATTCGCGGGATGTTTTTGCCCGTGGCGCAGCCCGTGCAGCAGCCTGGCTTGAAGGAAAAAAAGCAGGATTCTACCATATGCGGGATGTTTTAGGGATTCAATAA
- a CDS encoding aspartate 1-decarboxylase: MKRSLMKSKLHRATVTGAHLDYMGSITIDRTLCEAVDILPYERVHVLNLDNGARIETYVIAGKKDSGQMRINGAAARFFSKHDRIIVIAYTEVEDCELKQFKPRVAFVDEKNRVTEIRIGSVRPHRELPPARKGKKV, from the coding sequence ATGAAAAGAAGTTTGATGAAATCCAAGTTACATCGGGCAACGGTCACCGGCGCCCATCTTGATTATATGGGAAGTATTACTATTGACCGGACACTTTGTGAGGCGGTGGATATTCTTCCCTATGAGCGTGTGCATGTGCTTAATCTGGATAACGGCGCCCGGATAGAAACCTATGTTATTGCCGGAAAAAAAGACTCCGGTCAGATGCGGATCAATGGCGCGGCGGCCCGGTTCTTTTCGAAACACGACCGGATTATTGTGATTGCTTATACCGAGGTTGAGGATTGTGAATTAAAACAATTTAAACCCCGCGTGGCTTTTGTGGATGAAAAAAACCGGGTCACCGAAATACGGATTGGGTCGGTAAGACCCCATCGTGAATTGCCGCCGGCGCGGAAGGGAAAAAAAGTATGA
- the dapF gene encoding diaminopimelate epimerase produces MGAMHFAKMSGAGNDFIVLDNRQGDVKDVGSEFIRRVCARGLSVGADGLLILSRSEKVDFEMRYFNADGSEAAMCGNGARCIARFAVLLGMKPEGEQVVFQTQAGIYQATVNGIQVDLKMIPPTEVKQDIEVVLPDQVRRCDFADTGVPHAVFFSDSVENEDVDQTGRTVRYHDVFRPDGANVNFCHVIDRHALAFRIYERGVEAETLASGTGAAACVLTAAHRGWVESPVKVKTHSGIELEMRFEKTGDKFHEVFQRGEARLIYWGELTPEAAMI; encoded by the coding sequence ATGGGAGCAATGCATTTTGCGAAAATGTCCGGCGCGGGCAATGATTTTATTGTACTGGATAATCGCCAGGGTGATGTGAAGGATGTAGGCAGTGAATTTATCCGTCGTGTTTGCGCGCGTGGTCTTTCTGTGGGTGCGGATGGTTTGTTGATACTTTCTCGATCTGAGAAGGTTGATTTTGAAATGCGCTATTTTAACGCGGATGGTTCAGAAGCCGCGATGTGCGGAAACGGTGCGCGTTGTATTGCGCGTTTTGCAGTGTTGCTGGGGATGAAGCCGGAGGGTGAGCAAGTGGTTTTTCAAACACAGGCCGGTATTTATCAAGCAACGGTAAATGGTATTCAGGTTGATTTGAAGATGATTCCACCGACGGAAGTAAAACAGGATATCGAGGTGGTTTTACCGGACCAGGTAAGAAGATGTGATTTTGCAGATACCGGTGTGCCGCATGCGGTTTTTTTTAGTGATTCAGTGGAAAATGAAGATGTGGATCAAACCGGAAGGACTGTCCGGTATCATGATGTTTTTCGTCCTGACGGCGCCAATGTCAATTTTTGTCATGTGATTGACCGGCATGCCCTCGCGTTTCGCATTTATGAACGCGGGGTTGAAGCGGAAACACTGGCATCCGGAACCGGCGCAGCAGCATGTGTTTTGACAGCAGCCCACCGGGGCTGGGTCGAGTCGCCGGTGAAAGTAAAAACACATAGCGGGATTGAACTGGAAATGCGTTTTGAAAAGACCGGGGACAAGTTTCACGAGGTCTTTCAGCGTGGAGAAGCCCGACTGATTTATTGGGGAGAGCTTACACCCGAAGCAGCGATGATTTAA
- the dapA gene encoding 4-hydroxy-tetrahydrodipicolinate synthase — MLKGSMVAIVTPFRDGKVDEAAYKKLIDFQIENGTQVIVPCGTTGESATLSVAEHHHVIELAVQLVAGRVPVMAGTGSNNTAEAVELTKAAKAAGASVSLQIVPYYNKPTQDGVYRHFMSIADAADFPLVLYNIQGRTGINVLPETIAKLSQACPLLVGVKEASGNLEQISRLHFLLDEKVSILSGDDALTLPIMAVGGKGVISVIANIAPKQTSTFVELCHAGKFSEALPLHEKMLPMIKALFLESNPTPVKAAMEILGLCSSEVRLPLVAVSESTREKIKSALSVFGLIA, encoded by the coding sequence ATGTTAAAAGGATCCATGGTAGCCATTGTTACGCCATTTCGCGACGGAAAGGTTGATGAGGCGGCGTATAAAAAACTGATTGATTTTCAGATTGAAAATGGAACGCAGGTGATTGTTCCTTGCGGGACCACGGGTGAGTCGGCAACGCTGAGCGTGGCTGAACACCATCATGTTATCGAACTGGCGGTTCAATTGGTGGCCGGCCGCGTTCCTGTGATGGCCGGAACCGGCTCCAATAATACGGCGGAGGCGGTTGAATTGACCAAGGCGGCCAAAGCAGCCGGCGCCAGTGTTTCGCTCCAGATTGTTCCTTATTATAATAAGCCCACCCAGGATGGCGTGTATCGCCATTTTATGAGTATTGCCGATGCAGCGGATTTTCCTTTGGTGCTGTATAATATTCAAGGCCGGACCGGAATTAATGTGCTGCCGGAGACAATTGCGAAATTGTCCCAGGCGTGTCCGTTGCTGGTCGGTGTCAAGGAAGCCTCAGGAAATTTGGAACAAATTAGCCGGTTGCATTTCTTGCTGGATGAAAAAGTTTCCATTCTATCCGGGGATGATGCCCTTACGCTGCCGATTATGGCAGTGGGAGGGAAAGGGGTTATTTCAGTGATTGCGAATATTGCGCCTAAACAAACCTCGACGTTTGTTGAATTGTGCCACGCCGGGAAATTCAGTGAAGCGCTGCCATTGCATGAAAAAATGTTGCCGATGATTAAGGCGCTTTTTTTAGAGAGTAATCCAACGCCGGTGAAGGCTGCCATGGAAATTCTCGGGCTTTGTTCAAGTGAGGTGCGTTTGCCGCTGGTGGCTGTGTCAGAGAGTACCCGGGAAAAAATTAAATCAGCCCTGAGTGTTTTCGGCCTGATCGCGTAG
- the trpA gene encoding tryptophan synthase subunit alpha, which translates to MSVRLLNRLLKERAVGNKLFVPFITAGDRSLEFTGKAVIAMADAGADAIELGVPFSDPIAEGPVIQQASQRALEKGTTLEKILQMVKAVRRKTTVPIILMGYLNPFIRNGAEKTATHAFGAGVDGFVIPDLPPDEAEDWVAACRKKDLDTIFLAAPTSTPERLQAVANTSTGYVYYVSVTGTTGMRHHLPKDLKQSIEQVKQYTALPVLVGFGISTPAQAKKAAGMADGVIVGSAMVSAMAGAVSDKISLTRLTGLCREMVTSVKKG; encoded by the coding sequence ATGAGTGTGCGTTTACTGAATCGTTTGCTCAAGGAGCGTGCGGTTGGAAATAAATTATTTGTACCATTCATTACAGCGGGTGACCGCAGCCTTGAATTTACTGGAAAAGCAGTGATTGCCATGGCGGATGCGGGTGCGGATGCCATTGAGCTGGGGGTGCCGTTTTCCGATCCCATTGCCGAGGGGCCGGTGATTCAGCAAGCTTCCCAGCGTGCTTTGGAAAAAGGGACAACCCTGGAAAAAATATTGCAGATGGTTAAAGCGGTTCGCAGGAAAACAACGGTGCCGATTATTCTAATGGGATATTTGAATCCTTTTATTCGCAATGGCGCAGAAAAAACGGCAACGCATGCATTCGGTGCCGGCGTGGATGGATTTGTGATCCCAGATCTGCCGCCGGATGAGGCGGAAGATTGGGTTGCGGCTTGTCGGAAGAAGGACCTGGATACGATTTTTCTTGCAGCACCGACCAGCACCCCGGAACGGTTGCAGGCAGTGGCCAATACCAGCACAGGATATGTTTATTATGTTTCCGTGACCGGCACAACCGGGATGCGTCACCACTTACCCAAAGATCTCAAACAAAGCATTGAGCAGGTAAAGCAGTATACCGCGCTTCCGGTTTTGGTGGGCTTTGGAATTTCTACACCGGCTCAGGCGAAAAAAGCAGCCGGCATGGCAGATGGCGTTATTGTCGGCAGTGCCATGGTCAGTGCCATGGCGGGTGCTGTCTCGGATAAGATTTCTTTGACCCGGTTGACCGGGCTTTGCAGGGAAATGGTCACCTCCGTAAAAAAGGGGTAG
- the accD gene encoding acetyl-CoA carboxylase, carboxyltransferase subunit beta — protein MKMDWFKKPKYMTVRVPQKDKKAGIPDNLVTRCPSCNEIIFNKEIAENQHTCPKCNNHFKMSAHDRFTLLADNGKFLEKTSGKIRANDPLAFPGYQEKLEKSRKKTNMDDAVIAGICKMNGVKTGLAITDFGFMGGSMGSVLGEEIAQLIERCIKEKLPVVIVSASGGGARMQEGIVSLMQMAKTSAALAKLSSVGQLFISVLADPTGGGVTASFAMLGDIIIAEPNALIMFAGPRVIEQTIRQRLPKRFQRAEFLQEHGMIDMIIKRQDMKNTLSRLLTLSPK, from the coding sequence ATTAAGATGGATTGGTTTAAAAAACCCAAATATATGACAGTTCGTGTTCCACAAAAGGACAAAAAAGCCGGGATTCCGGATAATTTAGTGACGCGCTGTCCTTCTTGTAACGAAATTATTTTCAATAAAGAGATTGCGGAAAATCAGCACACATGTCCCAAATGCAATAATCATTTTAAAATGTCAGCCCATGATCGTTTTACCCTTTTAGCAGATAACGGAAAATTTCTTGAAAAAACATCGGGTAAAATCAGGGCAAATGATCCATTGGCCTTCCCGGGGTATCAGGAAAAACTCGAAAAAAGCAGAAAAAAAACCAATATGGATGACGCTGTCATAGCAGGTATTTGTAAAATGAATGGCGTCAAGACCGGACTGGCAATTACGGATTTTGGATTCATGGGAGGGTCCATGGGTTCGGTCCTGGGCGAAGAAATTGCGCAGTTGATCGAGCGCTGTATCAAAGAAAAATTACCGGTGGTGATTGTATCTGCTTCCGGTGGTGGTGCCCGGATGCAGGAAGGGATTGTTTCGCTGATGCAAATGGCCAAAACATCCGCTGCATTGGCCAAACTTTCGAGTGTTGGACAGTTGTTTATTTCCGTATTAGCCGATCCGACCGGCGGCGGGGTTACTGCCAGTTTTGCAATGCTGGGTGATATTATTATTGCCGAACCCAATGCCTTGATTATGTTTGCCGGTCCCAGGGTTATTGAGCAGACCATCCGCCAACGGCTGCCCAAACGGTTTCAAAGGGCGGAATTCCTTCAAGAACACGGCATGATTGATATGATCATTAAGCGCCAGGACATGAAAAATACCCTTTCCCGATTGCTCACACTTTCTCCCAAATGA
- the nadA gene encoding quinolinate synthase NadA: MTALAVPAVEKTLARINHWKTARKAVILAHNYQVDAVQAAADYTGDSLELARLAAKTDAEVIVFAGVTFMAESAKILSPEKTVLLPIQEAGCPLADTITAEDLRNAKAEHPRAAVVVYINSTAEVKAEADVCCTSANAVQVVNSLSAQEVIFAPDKNLAHWVASHSTKQIIPWAGSCCTHNNITLSEVEQAMAMHPEAVLTVHPECRPEVCARASAVLSTSQMVRYSKSDPSLAYIVGTENGLLFRLRKENAHKTFYPLAESMICRTMKMTSLEDVADALEYSRHPIEVPELIREQAVRSLDAMLGIA; the protein is encoded by the coding sequence ATGACAGCACTGGCCGTACCGGCAGTGGAAAAGACGCTGGCAAGAATCAATCACTGGAAGACTGCCAGAAAAGCGGTTATTTTAGCCCACAACTATCAAGTGGATGCGGTTCAGGCAGCGGCGGATTATACTGGTGATTCGCTGGAACTTGCCCGTTTGGCTGCCAAGACGGATGCCGAGGTGATTGTTTTTGCGGGTGTGACCTTTATGGCGGAAAGCGCAAAAATACTCTCTCCGGAAAAAACCGTACTTTTGCCCATACAGGAGGCGGGATGTCCTTTGGCGGATACCATTACTGCCGAAGATTTGCGCAATGCCAAGGCAGAGCATCCGCGTGCCGCTGTGGTGGTCTACATTAATTCCACCGCTGAGGTTAAGGCGGAAGCGGATGTTTGCTGCACATCGGCCAATGCCGTGCAGGTGGTTAATTCATTATCAGCGCAGGAGGTTATTTTTGCCCCGGATAAAAATTTGGCTCACTGGGTGGCCAGTCATTCCACCAAGCAAATTATTCCCTGGGCCGGCAGTTGCTGTACTCATAACAATATTACCCTTTCGGAGGTGGAACAAGCCATGGCAATGCATCCGGAAGCAGTGCTTACCGTACACCCGGAATGTCGGCCGGAGGTATGCGCCCGGGCATCGGCCGTGCTTTCGACCTCGCAGATGGTCCGTTATTCCAAATCAGATCCGTCATTGGCGTATATTGTCGGGACGGAAAACGGTCTGCTGTTTCGTCTGCGCAAGGAAAATGCGCACAAAACATTTTATCCGCTCGCCGAAAGCATGATCTGTAGAACCATGAAGATGACTTCTCTAGAAGATGTGGCGGACGCTTTGGAATATAGCCGGCATCCCATTGAGGTTCCGGAATTAATCCGCGAACAAGCTGTGCGGTCATTGGACGCAATGCTGGGAATTGCCTGA
- the panB gene encoding 3-methyl-2-oxobutanoate hydroxymethyltransferase codes for MAITVRHLAQWKNQQERFAVLTAYDYAMAQWVAQAKIPVILVGDSLGQVMLGHASTLPVTMDAMVHHTAAVVRGAGECLVVADMPFLSYQVCSEDAVRNAGRLIQEAGAHAVKLEGGEDMAAVIRALVRADIAVMGHIGLTPQAVHQLGGYRTQAVDEAGRQTLLADARAVEAAGAFAVVLEKVPAQAAREVTEALSIPTIGIGAGPDCDGQVLVTHDILGLFGDYKPSFVKRYAELGQAAVKAMATFQQEVKTGQFPEKEGNHDGC; via the coding sequence ATGGCAATCACGGTACGTCATTTGGCGCAATGGAAAAATCAACAGGAACGCTTTGCAGTTCTGACAGCGTATGACTATGCAATGGCACAATGGGTGGCACAAGCAAAAATTCCGGTTATTTTGGTGGGGGATTCTTTGGGACAGGTGATGCTGGGTCATGCCAGTACGCTGCCGGTGACGATGGATGCAATGGTGCATCATACCGCAGCAGTTGTCCGGGGCGCCGGAGAGTGTTTGGTGGTCGCGGATATGCCTTTTTTGTCTTATCAGGTGTGCAGCGAAGATGCGGTGCGCAATGCCGGTCGACTGATTCAAGAAGCAGGTGCTCATGCGGTTAAGCTCGAAGGCGGTGAGGATATGGCGGCGGTTATTCGTGCGCTGGTTCGGGCGGATATTGCCGTGATGGGGCACATTGGATTGACGCCCCAGGCAGTCCATCAACTGGGCGGGTACCGCACACAGGCGGTCGATGAAGCCGGAAGGCAGACGTTGCTGGCGGATGCCCGGGCGGTTGAGGCGGCAGGAGCTTTTGCCGTTGTACTCGAAAAGGTCCCGGCCCAGGCAGCCAGAGAAGTTACCGAAGCACTCTCGATTCCTACCATTGGCATTGGGGCGGGTCCGGACTGTGATGGGCAGGTATTGGTCACGCATGATATTCTCGGGCTGTTTGGTGATTACAAACCGTCTTTTGTTAAGCGCTACGCGGAATTGGGCCAAGCAGCGGTGAAAGCCATGGCAACATTTCAACAAGAAGTAAAAACCGGGCAGTTTCCGGAAAAAGAAGGGAACCATGATGGGTGCTGA